In one Nitrososphaera viennensis EN76 genomic region, the following are encoded:
- a CDS encoding DPP IV N-terminal domain-containing protein, which translates to MLRMLGIMSTFVIVLLLNMISSLAGVAFAQPSLQDSYQLTTFGSQPDWSPDGNRILFVSYSTYGPSTSEIWEINIDGSNPRLVKASDNTGVFHPKYSPDGKHIGFIGSAKADSTTSIFVANIDGSDSREYIKDNYISTFTWTPDGNIIYVQYNTTAENAASIKLLQASGDAGSQVRLLKRVSISDMGANATMLSIAGNIAVSENGTKLLFTAYTGPNGDIYSLDLSNGNLQKIGSNNSELHGLSFVGMSADGHTMFVSESGSFSSPSNTLYSVDLKNAKEKVQLSTSGNFDYSVYEKLGSNATIATDSGNSTGFTFKPFIAYAFADAYPASFDKDTWSKFGIYIACSDKCEPRAPTAFSGGYIVENGKYVKTQTLSTSQLSFILIPLTGAGIGVAAVYLRKRRRK; encoded by the coding sequence ATGTTGCGAATGCTTGGAATAATGTCTACATTTGTTATTGTCTTGTTGTTGAACATGATATCAAGCCTGGCAGGAGTGGCATTCGCACAACCAAGCTTGCAGGATTCGTACCAGCTCACCACATTTGGCTCCCAGCCGGACTGGAGCCCTGACGGGAATCGGATATTGTTTGTCAGTTATTCGACGTACGGGCCAAGTACGTCAGAGATATGGGAAATAAATATCGACGGCAGCAATCCCCGCCTTGTAAAGGCGTCAGATAACACCGGAGTGTTTCACCCGAAATACAGCCCTGACGGCAAGCACATAGGGTTCATTGGAAGCGCAAAAGCAGATAGCACTACGTCAATTTTTGTGGCAAATATCGACGGCAGTGACAGTAGAGAATACATCAAGGACAATTATATTAGCACTTTTACATGGACGCCTGACGGGAATATAATATACGTCCAGTACAATACAACCGCAGAAAATGCTGCATCCATAAAACTATTGCAAGCGTCGGGCGACGCGGGGAGTCAAGTCCGCCTTCTAAAAAGAGTCTCGATCTCAGATATGGGCGCCAATGCAACCATGCTGAGCATTGCAGGAAACATCGCAGTCAGCGAGAATGGGACGAAGCTATTGTTTACTGCATATACCGGGCCAAACGGCGACATCTATTCTCTTGATCTGTCAAATGGCAACCTGCAAAAAATAGGCAGCAATAATAGTGAATTACATGGCCTTAGCTTTGTAGGCATGAGCGCAGATGGTCATACGATGTTTGTCAGCGAATCTGGATCGTTCAGCTCTCCCAGCAATACCCTATACTCTGTAGATCTGAAGAATGCTAAAGAAAAAGTCCAGCTGTCCACATCCGGAAACTTTGATTATTCTGTCTACGAAAAACTTGGAAGCAATGCTACAATTGCAACGGATAGTGGCAATTCTACAGGTTTTACCTTCAAGCCATTTATAGCATATGCCTTTGCAGATGCATATCCTGCCTCATTTGACAAAGATACTTGGAGCAAATTTGGGATATATATTGCATGTTCAGACAAATGTGAGCCAAGAGCGCCGACAGCATTCTCTGGCGGCTATATTGTTGAGAATGGGAAATATGTAAAAACCCAGACGCTTTCAACAAGCCAGCTTTCTTTTATATTGATTCCTTTGACAGGTGCAGGAATAGGTGTGGCTGCTGTTTATCTTAGGAAAAGAAGACGAAAATGA
- a CDS encoding apurinic/apyrimidinic endonuclease family protein encodes MQLKSTQQEEAFANIAAIINRLHESHGYRIRGHEVHQTRGVMAKTSLPERAKMVSRFCARNDIQYLAYHSPILGRGQNIWEDGWREKVKESLALTIREAQAVRKEAGLSSKVVIVFHLTSYVPSSKMPRTHEEKLALYRAAEQGFLEFFGEQDADGCILAVENTYPRNDGDSASVGPFHPSDLGRMEKHGVRTVLDLAHYQLYSNYLSRGKGKPAGDLDRERYGHAPSWGQCIKALASSLVLLHISDASGFEVRGEGLPVGTGEIPFADVLGACNSLGRDVQGTIELNCGHLQQGRLQLESARWLLENVPGVFQET; translated from the coding sequence ATGCAGCTCAAGTCAACCCAGCAGGAAGAGGCGTTTGCAAACATTGCCGCAATCATAAACAGGCTGCATGAAAGCCACGGCTACCGGATAAGGGGGCACGAGGTCCACCAGACCCGGGGAGTGATGGCCAAGACGTCGCTTCCTGAAAGGGCCAAAATGGTTTCGCGTTTTTGCGCGCGCAACGACATACAATACCTTGCATACCACTCCCCGATACTTGGCAGGGGCCAGAACATCTGGGAAGACGGCTGGCGGGAGAAGGTCAAGGAGTCGCTTGCGCTCACCATCCGGGAGGCGCAGGCAGTGAGAAAAGAGGCCGGCCTTTCAAGCAAGGTGGTAATAGTGTTCCACCTGACAAGCTACGTGCCTTCAAGCAAGATGCCAAGGACGCATGAAGAAAAGCTTGCGCTTTACCGGGCCGCAGAGCAGGGATTCCTGGAATTCTTTGGCGAGCAAGATGCGGACGGCTGCATCCTGGCGGTTGAAAACACGTACCCGAGGAATGACGGGGACTCGGCAAGCGTCGGGCCCTTCCACCCGTCGGATCTGGGCCGGATGGAAAAACACGGCGTCAGGACGGTCCTTGACCTTGCCCACTACCAGCTGTATTCAAACTACCTGAGCCGCGGAAAGGGCAAGCCCGCCGGCGACCTGGACAGGGAAAGGTACGGGCATGCGCCCTCTTGGGGCCAGTGCATAAAGGCGCTTGCAAGCTCGCTTGTGCTACTCCACATCAGCGACGCAAGTGGGTTTGAAGTCAGGGGCGAGGGCCTCCCGGTAGGAACCGGCGAGATACCCTTTGCAGACGTGCTTGGCGCCTGCAATTCGCTTGGCAGGGACGTACAGGGCACGATAGAATTGAACTGCGGCCACCTGCAGCAAGGCAGGCTGCAGCTTGAAAGCGCCAGGTGGCTCTTGGAGAACGTTCCCGGCGTGTTTCAGGAGACCTGA
- a CDS encoding adenylate/guanylate cyclase domain-containing protein — protein MGSLQRGVEGSNNNATAIALLVDYCQRRIRESLEGGFEYHHMAISRSNAFLRKHDSQQLPLYVMFVDIVGSTKLSSELSPDLLSKLVTIYLQEVAYVIEHYGGYVLKYVGDAVLGYFPPEEKKNREEEEDGIDGNAASANNIVNCARSVVQVVKDGMNPVLEQESLPRISVKATADYGNNTIVRYGSDRRRSHIDIISLTMNLTAKMQNLTRPNHITIGNEFHSRLGPEMQANFSEVSIGRTKWKYHSLGASRPYKIFEDKYRS, from the coding sequence ATGGGATCGCTTCAAAGAGGAGTTGAAGGTAGTAATAATAATGCCACCGCTATTGCCCTGCTGGTTGACTATTGCCAACGGAGGATAAGGGAATCTCTTGAAGGCGGATTCGAGTATCACCACATGGCGATCTCCCGCTCTAATGCATTTCTGAGAAAACATGATTCCCAGCAGCTTCCCCTGTACGTGATGTTTGTCGACATTGTGGGCTCGACAAAACTGAGCTCCGAACTGAGCCCTGACTTGCTGTCAAAGCTTGTTACAATATATTTGCAGGAAGTGGCATACGTCATTGAGCATTACGGCGGCTATGTACTAAAGTACGTTGGAGATGCAGTGCTCGGATATTTCCCGCCCGAAGAGAAGAAGAATAGGGAGGAAGAGGAGGACGGCATAGATGGGAATGCAGCCTCGGCAAATAATATTGTAAACTGTGCAAGATCAGTGGTGCAGGTAGTAAAGGACGGCATGAACCCTGTGCTAGAACAAGAATCCCTGCCAAGAATAAGCGTCAAGGCAACTGCGGACTATGGAAACAACACCATAGTCAGGTACGGCTCTGACAGGCGCAGGTCTCATATCGATATCATCAGCCTCACCATGAACTTGACTGCAAAGATGCAGAACCTCACAAGGCCAAACCACATCACGATAGGAAACGAGTTTCATTCACGTCTTGGCCCGGAAATGCAAGCGAACTTTAGCGAAGTGAGCATCGGCCGTACAAAATGGAAATATCATTCACTTGGTGCAAGCCGGCCGTACAAGATCTTTGAAGATAAATACAGATCCTGA
- a CDS encoding winged helix-turn-helix domain-containing protein, producing the protein MHAIVAEILHVCEQKTKRTHVIYKANLSHSMLQGYVELAWQSGLLEELPDRSLLITEKGRAYLAHFTTAEKMLKLPSNSAAPEEQQQSSETTQVVGAYT; encoded by the coding sequence ATGCATGCAATAGTCGCAGAAATCCTCCACGTTTGCGAGCAGAAAACCAAGAGGACGCACGTCATATACAAGGCCAACCTGTCCCACTCTATGCTGCAGGGTTATGTAGAGCTGGCCTGGCAGAGCGGGCTTTTGGAAGAGCTGCCAGACAGGTCCCTGCTGATAACCGAAAAGGGAAGGGCATATCTGGCGCACTTTACAACCGCGGAAAAGATGCTAAAGCTGCCATCCAACAGCGCCGCCCCTGAAGAACAGCAGCAGAGTTCAGAAACAACACAGGTAGTCGGCGCCTACACATAG
- the dps gene encoding DNA protection during starvation protein yields MSEADYAKTTKPVPNIVALEVLKKNGVNVDKLKDLIRKGVGAEFTTYYYYTILRMHCTGLEGEGIKEIVEDARIEDRNHFEAMVPRLYELGGSLPRDIRKFADQAGCPDAFLPDNWEDINSILKVLLEAEQCAIRSWGEVCDMTAGKDPRTYDIAQRIMQEEVEHEAWFIELLSKRPSGHFRRKFAGQSPHTGAQGSLIHL; encoded by the coding sequence ATGTCTGAGGCAGATTATGCGAAAACGACAAAGCCAGTGCCAAACATCGTCGCGCTTGAAGTCCTGAAGAAAAACGGCGTCAACGTCGACAAGCTGAAGGACCTGATCCGGAAGGGAGTCGGTGCAGAGTTCACGACGTACTATTACTACACGATCCTGAGGATGCACTGCACCGGCCTTGAAGGCGAAGGCATAAAGGAAATAGTCGAGGACGCAAGGATAGAAGACAGGAACCACTTTGAGGCGATGGTCCCGAGGCTGTACGAGCTTGGCGGCTCGCTTCCAAGGGACATCAGAAAGTTTGCAGACCAGGCAGGCTGTCCCGATGCTTTCCTTCCCGACAACTGGGAGGACATCAATTCCATACTGAAGGTGCTGCTGGAGGCCGAGCAATGCGCCATAAGGTCGTGGGGAGAGGTCTGCGACATGACCGCAGGCAAGGACCCAAGGACGTACGACATTGCGCAGAGGATAATGCAGGAAGAAGTCGAGCACGAGGCGTGGTTCATAGAGCTCCTCTCAAAGAGGCCGTCGGGACATTTCAGGAGAAAGTTCGCAGGGCAGTCTCCGCACACAGGAGCGCAAGGAAGCCTGATACACCTCTAA
- a CDS encoding mechanosensitive ion channel domain-containing protein, producing the protein MVVSSQDAVRQVSSSASAVRQVTRLVLITLLITGATWLGLYLFEQLLAPDLGIGQFHMQLTGSAITAAISFVLIYAVRRIVHRNIARINPHFSTILSFFVIIIISLIAAVVLMHQWGINPQVILVSGGLTAVITGIALSAIMGNILAGGLVLTAFPARVSDHVFMVGDNIHGVINDVRLMYTKIITDEGMEYYIPNNAIVQGSVRIVKERPLKHLLPIIEGEHIQVIASTADRYTGTVSRITPKFFILASDDDANKEIVLANANLMSGQYVIIKDRAGKK; encoded by the coding sequence ATGGTGGTTTCAAGTCAGGATGCTGTCAGGCAGGTAAGCTCCTCTGCCAGCGCTGTACGGCAGGTAACCCGCCTTGTGCTGATAACGCTCTTGATAACAGGGGCGACATGGCTGGGTCTCTACCTTTTTGAGCAGCTTCTTGCGCCCGACCTTGGGATAGGGCAATTCCACATGCAGCTTACGGGGAGCGCCATCACCGCAGCCATATCGTTTGTCCTGATTTATGCAGTCAGGCGGATTGTGCACAGGAACATCGCAAGAATCAACCCGCATTTTTCCACCATCCTCTCGTTCTTTGTCATCATAATCATTTCCTTGATCGCGGCGGTAGTACTGATGCACCAGTGGGGCATAAACCCGCAGGTCATACTGGTAAGCGGCGGGCTAACCGCAGTCATAACGGGCATTGCTCTGTCTGCGATAATGGGCAACATCCTGGCAGGCGGGCTGGTGCTGACTGCTTTTCCGGCAAGGGTGAGCGACCACGTCTTTATGGTGGGGGACAACATCCACGGGGTAATCAACGACGTGCGCCTGATGTATACCAAGATCATCACGGACGAGGGCATGGAATACTATATTCCAAACAACGCCATAGTGCAGGGGTCTGTCAGGATAGTCAAGGAGAGGCCGCTGAAGCACCTGCTGCCCATCATCGAGGGAGAGCATATACAGGTAATCGCCTCTACTGCTGATAGATATACTGGGACTGTGTCCAGGATCACTCCAAAGTTCTTTATCCTGGCAAGCGATGATGATGCGAACAAGGAAATAGTGCTTGCAAACGCAAATCTCATGTCAGGCCAGTACGTGATAATAAAAGACAGGGCTGGAAAAAAATGA
- a CDS encoding Rieske (2Fe-2S) protein, producing the protein MLHRVCASGEIPDDCWKVFAINSIEVLVGKRRGRLFACNNSCPHRGASLAKGDFNGDNIVCHMHGYEYNVFTGRLENMKSWKKEATWVEQSPEWRKSGDLVLYRVVEKDGAVYVDLPQ; encoded by the coding sequence ATGCTTCACAGGGTATGCGCAAGCGGCGAAATTCCTGACGACTGCTGGAAGGTTTTTGCTATTAACAGCATCGAAGTGCTGGTGGGAAAAAGGCGCGGCAGGCTGTTTGCCTGCAACAATTCCTGCCCGCACAGGGGCGCGTCGCTTGCAAAAGGCGACTTTAACGGCGACAACATCGTCTGCCACATGCACGGCTACGAGTACAACGTGTTCACTGGCAGGCTGGAGAACATGAAGTCATGGAAGAAGGAGGCCACCTGGGTCGAGCAGTCGCCCGAGTGGAGAAAGTCAGGCGACCTCGTGCTGTATCGCGTGGTTGAAAAAGACGGCGCGGTTTATGTGGACCTGCCGCAGTAG
- a CDS encoding NAD+ synthase, which translates to MNYSSSPESRVLARLTGGGFDRAKTAKSIEKFIAGYVKAARAEGGVVVGLSGGLDSAVVAALCARALGGSGRVLGLILPGASTPNEDVEDAAAHARELGIEHQTINIEPIVERCMQVLPDIDNKVARGNLTARVRMSVLYYHAYVGRRLVAGTSDKSEISIGYFTKFGDGGADMIPIAGLYKTQVRELGRYLKVPGAILQKKSSPRLWADHTAEDEIGMSYETIDPILYMLVDRKKTAKEAAAALGVPIDTVKRVQAMVVKSAHKRAMPAAPPRL; encoded by the coding sequence TTGAATTATTCTTCCAGCCCCGAGTCCCGCGTGCTTGCCAGGCTGACAGGCGGCGGTTTTGACCGTGCAAAGACTGCAAAAAGCATCGAGAAGTTTATCGCCGGCTATGTCAAGGCCGCGCGGGCAGAAGGGGGAGTCGTGGTGGGCCTCTCTGGCGGCCTGGACTCTGCCGTGGTGGCGGCGCTGTGCGCAAGGGCGCTTGGCGGAAGCGGGAGGGTGCTCGGCCTAATCCTTCCCGGCGCGTCGACCCCGAACGAGGACGTGGAGGACGCGGCGGCGCATGCCCGAGAACTTGGCATCGAGCACCAGACCATCAACATAGAGCCAATAGTCGAAAGGTGCATGCAGGTTCTGCCAGATATTGACAACAAGGTCGCGCGGGGCAACCTGACTGCAAGGGTGCGCATGTCCGTGCTCTACTACCACGCGTACGTGGGCAGGAGGCTGGTTGCGGGGACAAGCGACAAGAGCGAGATCAGCATCGGCTATTTCACGAAATTTGGCGACGGCGGGGCAGACATGATCCCGATAGCCGGCCTGTACAAGACGCAGGTCAGGGAGCTTGGGAGGTACCTGAAGGTGCCCGGCGCAATACTGCAAAAAAAGAGCAGCCCGAGGCTCTGGGCAGACCACACTGCGGAAGACGAGATAGGGATGAGCTATGAAACAATTGATCCCATCCTGTACATGCTGGTGGACAGGAAAAAAACTGCAAAGGAAGCAGCTGCAGCGCTTGGCGTGCCAATCGACACGGTAAAAAGGGTGCAGGCGATGGTTGTAAAGAGCGCACACAAGCGCGCAATGCCTGCCGCGCCGCCAAGACTGTGA